The Chryseobacterium indologenes genomic sequence GGAAAAGAACGTCTTGCGTACTGGGCCAACTGGCCGGATTTTATCAAATCTGATACAACAGGAGTATGGAAGCAGGCTTCATCATGGCATTATGTAAACATTGATCCTCAGACTGATTTTAAAAATTTCGGAGATAATCTGAAAATGCAGGCCGGACCTAGCCTTTATACCCAGGTAAACACCCTGTCAAGCCAGATTAAAGACAAAAATACATCTGAAAAAGACAGAAAAATTGCTTTAATTTTCCTTATTCACATCATGGGAGATCTGGCACAGCCTTTACACGTAGGAAGAGCAGATGATTTAGGCGGAAATAAAATCAATGTCACTTATTTCGGAGATAAAACCAATTTGCATTCCGTTTGGGACGGAAAATTAGTAGATTCCCAGAAGTACAGTTATACGGAATATTCCAGACTTCTGGATATTAAATCGAAAGAAGAAGTAAAGCAGATTCAATCCGGAACCCTGGAAGACTGGTTATATGATTCTCATAAAATTGCCAATAAAATCTATGCACAGACACCTGACGGTTCAAAATTATCCTATGACTATCAGTACAAGTTTAATGAAACGCTTGAAAGACAACTTCTATATGGAGGATTGAGACTGGCAAAAGTTTTGAACGAACTTTTTTAAATCAAAATTATTTTCAACAATTATATATATAAACGGGACTTCGGTTTCGTTTTTTTTTTCACAATCGTGAAGACTCATCAATCATAATTTTTCATAAATCTGCAAACAGATGATCATAATATACCGGCAGGTGGAATAATTTTTGCTTGTATAACAGTGAAGAAAAAACACAAAACCTACTATTTATCAATGACTTAAATTGAATATTTTAGTTTTTTACTGTATTTTACATCATGCAAAATATAAAAAAGTAAATCTTGTGTAACCTTTTTACCTTTTCAAACGTATATTATATAGTAACTCTTTTTTGAGGATAAAAATAAATGAGACAATTAAAGATCACTAAGCAGGTTACCAATAGGGAAACTGCTTCATTAGACAAGTACTTGCAGGAAATTGGTAAAGTAGAACTGATCACTGCGGACGAAGAAGTAGAATTGGCACAAAGAATACGTGCTGGCGACAGAGCTGCACTTGAGAAATTAATCAAAGCCAACCTTCGTTTCGTAGTTTCCGTATCTAAACAATACCAGAATCAAGGCCTTTCTTTACCCGATTTGATTAATGAAGGTAACTTAGGATTGATGAAAGCGGCAAAAGGTATGATGAAACTAGAGGTTTCAAATTTATCTCTTATGCAGTATGGTGGATCCGTCAATCAATTTTGCAGGCGTTGGCTGAGCAATCAAGAATTGTAAGACTTCCGTTGAACAAAATTGGTTCCATCAATAAAATTAATAAAGCATACGCTCACCTTGAACAGGAAAACGAAAGACCACCTTCTCCGGAAGAATTGGCCGAAGTTCTTGACATGAGCGAGGAGGATATCAAAGAATCTATGAAAAACTCCGGAAGACACCTGTCTATGGATGCACCTTTAGTAGAAGGTGAAGATTCTAACCTTTATGATGTATTGCGTTCAGGAGAATCACCAAGCCCGGATAAAGATCTGATGCTTGAGTCTCTGCAAATCGAGATTGAGAGAGCATTGAATACTCTGACTCCAAGAGAGGCTGATTTGGTAAGATTATACTTCGGACTGAACGGGAAACACCCAATGACTTTAGAAGAAATTGGTGAAACTTTCGACCTTACAAGAGAGAGAGTACGTCAGATCAAAGAAAAAGCGATCAAGAGATTGAAACACAACACCAGAAGTAAGATTCTGAAATCTTATTTAGGTAAATAATTTTCGCGTACAATGTAACAGGCGGAGTTTGATTTTCAAACTCCGCTTTTTTTTGTAACAATATCCGAAATATAGTCAACTAATTAAAATCATAGTTCAAATAGGAACTGAAGAGAATTTAAATGCGTATTTTTAAATATTGATGCAGAATGATTTTCTATAGTAAACACCGTTAACAAAAACAATCTATGAAAAAAATGATCTTCGCCTCTGCCATAGCTCTTTCTTTATTTTCCTGCAGAGAAAACAAACCGGAAAATGCCGTAGAAGATAATGCCGTTGACAACGCAGAATCTTCAGTGTCAGCCTCATTTAAAAGTTATCGTGGGAATGACACAACCGTTGATAATATCTATTTTGAACTGATTAAAAATGATAAAAAGCTGACCGACCTCAACACCAAAATTGTGAAAACATTTGAGGAAACAGGAAAAGCTTTAGCTCAATATAAAAGTGTTTTAAACACCTCAGCATCATTTTATCAGGATGCAGCCCAGCAGACAAAACAGATTCAGGATACCCTGATCAGGCAGCAGATAGAACAGGAAATTCTGGCCAGCTCGGAACAGT encodes the following:
- a CDS encoding S1/P1 nuclease, with the protein product MKSIYSKILILAFIASSLYSYAWGLTGHRVIAEIAQNHLSGKARREIRKIMGKERLAYWANWPDFIKSDTTGVWKQASSWHYVNIDPQTDFKNFGDNLKMQAGPSLYTQVNTLSSQIKDKNTSEKDRKIALIFLIHIMGDLAQPLHVGRADDLGGNKINVTYFGDKTNLHSVWDGKLVDSQKYSYTEYSRLLDIKSKEEVKQIQSGTLEDWLYDSHKIANKIYAQTPDGSKLSYDYQYKFNETLERQLLYGGLRLAKVLNELF